The proteins below come from a single Poecilia reticulata strain Guanapo linkage group LG5, Guppy_female_1.0+MT, whole genome shotgun sequence genomic window:
- the oser1 gene encoding oxidative stress-responsive serine-rich protein 1 isoform X1: MEQVWRLTLGGWSEQPPPTMEAGGKDCEEETLQTAFKKLRVDAESLSGAESVSEALTPRAPARVGLDGASGVKAKLSNSKDTWHCCTRKTSRGTSSRSQRRRRSKSPILHPPRFTYCSSAASALAPPGGGLKQQRLAASDPAADDVPVQAERRSSAVPGCGSPVLFGVSPSYETRVGGVGPSPEVATAAAPPRWEGGHSGEEKVSSDGASAPLRSDAADFRALSELHCVEGTQPPCGCPRGAATGSQDGGEHEAGSGCGCRQQGPGWNSVEVYSFTGLRSVQQDEARTLSGSSAASPLASCSSAPSAASPLASGSPRSCSEQARAYVDDITIEDLSGYMEYYLYIPKKMSHMAEMMYT; the protein is encoded by the exons ATGGAACAGGTTTGGCGACTTACT CTGGGGGGCTGGTCGGAGCAGCCTCCTCCCACCATGGAGGCAGGAGGGAAAGACTGCGAGGAGGAGACGCTGCAGACGGCCTTCAAGAAGCTCAGGGTCGATGCTGAGAG TTTGTCCGGAGCTGAGAGCGTTTCCGAAGCGTTGACGCCCAGAGCGCCGGCCCGGGTCGGTCTGGACGGCGCCAGCGGAGTGAAGGCCAAACTCAGCAACTCCAAGGACACCTGGCACTG CTGCACGAGGAAAACCTCCAGAGGAACGTCATCGCGGAGCCAGCGCCGTCGACGGTCGAAGTCGCCCATCTTACACCCGCCCAGGTTCACCTACTGCAGCAGCGCCGCTTCGGCtctggcgccccctggtggtggccTGAAGCAGCAGCGGCTGGCTGCGTCCGACCCGGCAGCCGACGACGTTCCGGTCCAGGCAGAGCGGCGTTCCTCCGCCGTGCCGGGCTGCGGCTCCCCTGTTCTTTTTGGAGTCAGTCCGAGTTATGAGACCCGGGTGGGGGGCGTGGGCCCATCGCCAGAGGTTGCCACGGCAGCAGCGCCCCCACGGTGGGAAGGCGGGCACTCCGGTGAGGAGAAGGTTTCCTCGGATGGAGCCTCGGCGCCGCTGAGGTCTGATGCCGCAGATTTCCGGGCTCTCTCCGAGCTACACTGCGTAGAGGGAACGCAGCCCCCCTGCGGCTGCCCCCGCGGTGCTGCCACCGGCTCACAGGATGGCGGCGAGCACGAAGCTGGATCCGGCTGCGGCTGCAGGCAGCAAGGACCCGGCTGGAACAGCGTGGAGGTTTACTCCTTCACGGGGCTGCGCAGCGTCCAGCAGGACGAGGCCAGAACTCTGAGCGGCAGCTCCGCCGCGTCGCCGCTGGCGTCCTGCAGCTCCGCCCCCTCCGCGGCGTCGCCGCTGGCGTCCGGCTCTCCCCGGTCCTGCTCGGAGCAGGCGCGCGCCTACGTCGATGACATCACGATAGAGGACCTCTCTGGCTACATGGAGTACTACCTCTACATCCCCAAGAAGATGTCGCACATGGCGGAGATGATGTACACCTAG
- the oser1 gene encoding oxidative stress-responsive serine-rich protein 1 isoform X2 encodes MEAGGKDCEEETLQTAFKKLRVDAESLSGAESVSEALTPRAPARVGLDGASGVKAKLSNSKDTWHCCTRKTSRGTSSRSQRRRRSKSPILHPPRFTYCSSAASALAPPGGGLKQQRLAASDPAADDVPVQAERRSSAVPGCGSPVLFGVSPSYETRVGGVGPSPEVATAAAPPRWEGGHSGEEKVSSDGASAPLRSDAADFRALSELHCVEGTQPPCGCPRGAATGSQDGGEHEAGSGCGCRQQGPGWNSVEVYSFTGLRSVQQDEARTLSGSSAASPLASCSSAPSAASPLASGSPRSCSEQARAYVDDITIEDLSGYMEYYLYIPKKMSHMAEMMYT; translated from the exons ATGGAGGCAGGAGGGAAAGACTGCGAGGAGGAGACGCTGCAGACGGCCTTCAAGAAGCTCAGGGTCGATGCTGAGAG TTTGTCCGGAGCTGAGAGCGTTTCCGAAGCGTTGACGCCCAGAGCGCCGGCCCGGGTCGGTCTGGACGGCGCCAGCGGAGTGAAGGCCAAACTCAGCAACTCCAAGGACACCTGGCACTG CTGCACGAGGAAAACCTCCAGAGGAACGTCATCGCGGAGCCAGCGCCGTCGACGGTCGAAGTCGCCCATCTTACACCCGCCCAGGTTCACCTACTGCAGCAGCGCCGCTTCGGCtctggcgccccctggtggtggccTGAAGCAGCAGCGGCTGGCTGCGTCCGACCCGGCAGCCGACGACGTTCCGGTCCAGGCAGAGCGGCGTTCCTCCGCCGTGCCGGGCTGCGGCTCCCCTGTTCTTTTTGGAGTCAGTCCGAGTTATGAGACCCGGGTGGGGGGCGTGGGCCCATCGCCAGAGGTTGCCACGGCAGCAGCGCCCCCACGGTGGGAAGGCGGGCACTCCGGTGAGGAGAAGGTTTCCTCGGATGGAGCCTCGGCGCCGCTGAGGTCTGATGCCGCAGATTTCCGGGCTCTCTCCGAGCTACACTGCGTAGAGGGAACGCAGCCCCCCTGCGGCTGCCCCCGCGGTGCTGCCACCGGCTCACAGGATGGCGGCGAGCACGAAGCTGGATCCGGCTGCGGCTGCAGGCAGCAAGGACCCGGCTGGAACAGCGTGGAGGTTTACTCCTTCACGGGGCTGCGCAGCGTCCAGCAGGACGAGGCCAGAACTCTGAGCGGCAGCTCCGCCGCGTCGCCGCTGGCGTCCTGCAGCTCCGCCCCCTCCGCGGCGTCGCCGCTGGCGTCCGGCTCTCCCCGGTCCTGCTCGGAGCAGGCGCGCGCCTACGTCGATGACATCACGATAGAGGACCTCTCTGGCTACATGGAGTACTACCTCTACATCCCCAAGAAGATGTCGCACATGGCGGAGATGATGTACACCTAG